The Solibacillus sp. FSL R7-0682 genome includes a window with the following:
- the ruvX gene encoding Holliday junction resolvase RuvX: MKIMGLDVGSKTVGVAISDALGWTAQGIETVKIDEAAGEFGIARINELVKEHNVTEFVVGYPKNMNNTVGPRGEASENYKKLLEETFGFPVKLWDERLTTMAAERMLIEADVSRKKRKLVIDKMAAVMILQGYLDSKN, translated from the coding sequence ATGAAAATTATGGGTCTAGACGTCGGCTCAAAAACAGTCGGTGTCGCAATTAGTGACGCGCTTGGATGGACAGCTCAAGGAATTGAAACTGTAAAAATTGATGAAGCAGCAGGCGAATTTGGTATTGCACGTATTAATGAGCTTGTGAAGGAGCACAATGTAACGGAATTCGTTGTTGGCTACCCGAAAAACATGAATAATACAGTTGGTCCTCGTGGGGAAGCTTCTGAAAACTATAAAAAGTTATTAGAAGAGACTTTTGGTTTCCCTGTGAAGCTGTGGGACGAGCGTTTAACAACAATGGCTGCAGAACGAATGCTTATTGAAGCAGATGTAAGCCGAAAAAAACGTAAGCTAGTCATTGATAAAATGGCTGCTGTGATGATTTTACAAGGTTATTTAGATAGTAAAAATTAA
- the yeiL gene encoding transcriptional regulator YeiL: MRKLPQEESIHYIQKYPISQYFSFDITPYIYVYEFEKGEFIFHEQSFPDYLYYMIEGKAKLYITHKNGKISLIDFLTSPTFMGEIELLNTERYSKGIQTVTKSICFAIPIREVKERLLADPVFLKMLCLFLSKKTTTATAKYTQNQAYPLENRLASFILLSSDQHFYKEKHTEVCEYLGVSYRHLLYVLAQFSDAGYLTKQNRGYLLTNIEALQQLATEIQY; the protein is encoded by the coding sequence TTGAGAAAGCTACCACAAGAAGAAAGTATACACTATATTCAGAAATACCCTATTTCACAATATTTTTCATTTGATATTACACCCTATATTTATGTATATGAATTTGAAAAAGGTGAATTTATATTTCACGAGCAATCGTTTCCTGATTATTTATATTACATGATTGAAGGAAAAGCAAAACTTTATATTACCCATAAAAATGGTAAAATATCATTAATAGATTTTTTAACTTCCCCAACTTTTATGGGGGAAATAGAACTTCTAAATACAGAACGGTATTCAAAGGGCATTCAAACCGTTACAAAATCAATTTGTTTCGCTATCCCAATTCGCGAAGTAAAAGAGCGATTACTTGCCGACCCAGTATTTTTAAAAATGCTCTGTTTATTTTTAAGTAAAAAAACGACTACCGCAACCGCAAAATATACACAAAATCAAGCATACCCTCTTGAAAATAGACTCGCATCTTTTATTTTACTATCTTCGGACCAACATTTTTACAAAGAAAAGCATACCGAAGTATGTGAATATTTAGGGGTATCCTATAGGCATTTGTTATACGTTCTCGCACAATTTAGTGATGCGGGTTATTTAACAAAGCAAAATCGTGGTTACTTACTCACAAATATTGAAGCATTACAGCAACTTGCTACTGAAATCCAATATTAA
- the alaS gene encoding alanine--tRNA ligase has protein sequence MTKKNMTASEIRRLYLEFFKEKGHHVEPSAPLVPINDPSLLWINSGVATLKPYFDGRIIPDNPRITNAQKSIRTNDIENVGKTARHHTFFEMLGNFSIGDYFKKESIHYAWEFLTDPKWMGFEPEKLSITVHPEDQEAYDVWHNEIGIPAERLIRIEGNFWDIGEGPSGPNSEIFYDRGEVYGFGAPEEEMYTGGENERYLEIWNLVFSQFNHNPDGTYTPLPKQNIDTGMGLERIVSVVQEVPTNFDTDLFMPIIEKTEQFANRNYKRPSEVDLKEIFGSAEDINTPFKVIADHIRTVAFAIGDGALPSNEGRGYVLRRLLRRAVRYAKQIGIEKPFMFELVPTVGEIMQDFYPQVKEKEAFIQRVIKNEEVRFHETLDGGLAIFNEVVENQKAKDETVIPGADAFRLYDTFGFPIELTEEYAEEVGMTVDHEGFEAAMEAQRERARNARADVDSMQVQNEVLSNLKQQSTFIYNVLEATGTIAAIVVNGQETNTASEGQEAFVILSETPFYAEMGGQIADTGIIEADGFTAIVKDVQKAPNGQPLHTVVVESGEMHVGDTMTAKVDKEKRSMILKNHTATHLMHRALKDVLGDHVAQAGSYVGPDRLRFDFSHFGAATKEELAQVELAVNEKIWEDIEVVIQEMDIDSAKAMGATALFGEKYGDVVRVVAVSDYSIELCGGLHVQRSSEIGFFKIVSEGGIGAGTRRIEAVTGKAAYLAVKEEEAILNEAAGLLKSNAKDVATRVASLQGDYKELQRENESLSQKIANAQAGAVLDAAQKIGDVTVLATRVDAKDNNQLRQMMDDLKEKMESAIIVLGAVADDKVMLCAGVTKDIVGGNYHAGNIVKMVAEATGGKGGGRPDMAMAGAKDASKLDEALQAVYEHVKSL, from the coding sequence ATGACAAAGAAAAACATGACAGCATCTGAAATTCGTCGTCTTTACCTAGAGTTCTTCAAAGAAAAAGGACACCATGTAGAGCCATCAGCACCATTAGTACCAATTAATGACCCATCATTACTATGGATCAACTCAGGGGTCGCAACATTAAAGCCTTATTTTGATGGACGTATTATCCCAGACAATCCACGTATTACAAATGCACAAAAATCAATTCGTACAAACGACATCGAAAATGTTGGGAAAACAGCACGTCACCATACATTCTTTGAAATGTTAGGTAACTTCTCAATTGGGGACTACTTCAAAAAAGAATCGATTCATTATGCATGGGAATTTCTAACTGACCCGAAATGGATGGGCTTTGAACCGGAAAAGCTATCTATTACAGTTCACCCGGAAGACCAAGAAGCGTATGACGTATGGCACAATGAAATTGGCATTCCTGCTGAACGTTTAATCCGTATTGAGGGGAACTTCTGGGATATCGGTGAAGGTCCATCTGGTCCAAACTCTGAAATTTTCTATGACCGTGGAGAAGTGTACGGTTTTGGTGCACCAGAGGAGGAAATGTATACAGGTGGAGAAAATGAGCGTTATTTAGAAATTTGGAATCTTGTATTCTCACAGTTCAACCACAACCCAGATGGTACTTACACACCACTACCTAAGCAAAACATTGATACGGGAATGGGCTTAGAGCGTATCGTATCAGTTGTACAAGAAGTACCAACAAACTTTGATACGGATCTTTTCATGCCAATTATCGAAAAAACAGAACAGTTTGCTAATCGCAATTACAAACGCCCGAGTGAAGTAGATTTAAAAGAGATTTTCGGATCGGCGGAAGATATTAACACACCGTTCAAAGTAATTGCAGACCATATTCGTACAGTGGCATTTGCTATTGGTGACGGGGCATTACCATCAAACGAGGGACGCGGATACGTATTACGTCGACTTCTTCGTCGTGCAGTTCGTTATGCGAAACAAATCGGTATTGAAAAACCATTCATGTTTGAATTAGTTCCTACTGTTGGCGAAATTATGCAAGACTTCTATCCACAAGTAAAAGAAAAAGAAGCATTCATTCAACGTGTTATTAAAAACGAAGAAGTTCGTTTCCACGAAACACTTGATGGAGGTTTAGCAATTTTCAATGAAGTGGTAGAGAACCAAAAAGCAAAAGATGAAACAGTTATCCCAGGTGCCGATGCTTTCCGTTTATACGATACATTTGGTTTCCCGATTGAGTTAACAGAAGAGTATGCGGAAGAAGTAGGAATGACAGTAGATCATGAAGGCTTTGAAGCAGCGATGGAAGCACAGCGTGAACGTGCTCGTAACGCTCGTGCTGATGTAGATTCAATGCAAGTACAAAATGAAGTTCTTTCAAACTTAAAACAACAATCTACATTTATTTACAACGTATTAGAAGCAACAGGTACTATTGCAGCGATTGTTGTAAATGGTCAAGAAACAAATACTGCTTCAGAAGGTCAAGAAGCGTTCGTTATTTTATCTGAAACGCCATTCTACGCTGAAATGGGTGGACAAATTGCTGATACGGGTATCATCGAAGCAGATGGTTTCACAGCAATCGTAAAAGACGTTCAAAAAGCACCAAATGGTCAACCGTTACACACAGTTGTAGTAGAATCAGGTGAAATGCATGTTGGTGATACAATGACTGCGAAGGTTGATAAAGAAAAGCGGAGCATGATTTTGAAAAACCACACAGCGACACACTTAATGCATCGTGCATTAAAAGATGTGTTAGGTGACCATGTAGCACAAGCAGGTTCTTATGTAGGTCCAGACCGTTTACGATTCGACTTTTCTCACTTTGGTGCAGCGACAAAAGAAGAGCTTGCACAAGTTGAGTTAGCGGTAAACGAAAAAATTTGGGAAGATATCGAAGTTGTCATTCAAGAAATGGATATTGACTCTGCAAAAGCAATGGGTGCTACTGCCTTATTTGGTGAGAAATATGGAGATGTTGTTCGTGTCGTTGCGGTTTCTGATTACTCAATCGAGCTTTGTGGTGGATTACACGTTCAGCGCTCTTCAGAAATTGGCTTCTTCAAAATTGTTTCTGAAGGTGGTATCGGTGCGGGAACTCGACGTATCGAGGCAGTTACTGGTAAAGCAGCTTACCTAGCTGTTAAAGAAGAAGAAGCGATTTTAAATGAAGCAGCAGGTCTATTAAAATCGAACGCAAAAGACGTAGCAACACGTGTTGCTTCTTTACAAGGTGACTACAAAGAATTACAACGTGAAAATGAATCATTATCACAAAAAATTGCCAATGCACAAGCAGGTGCTGTATTAGATGCAGCGCAAAAAATTGGCGACGTAACGGTTTTAGCTACACGTGTCGATGCAAAAGACAACAACCAATTACGTCAAATGATGGACGACTTAAAAGAAAAAATGGAATCGGCTATTATCGTTCTTGGTGCAGTAGCGGATGATAAAGTTATGCTATGTGCTGGTGTAACAAAAGACATCGTTGGTGGCAACTACCATGCAGGGAACATCGTAAAAATGGTAGCAGAAGCAACCGGTGGTAAAGGTGGCGGTCGTCCGGATATGGCGATGGCTGGTGCAAAAGATGCTTCTAAATTAGACGAAGCATTACAAGCAGTTTACGAGCATGTAAAATCTTTATAA
- a CDS encoding NupC/NupG family nucleoside CNT transporter → MDFLWGIIGILSVLGIAFVLSSERKAVKWRIILSGLSVQIIFAFIVLKWEYGREKLMQLSEGVQKLIGYANEGIVFVFGGLADAEKVGFVFAMSVLTIIIFFSSLIAVLYYLGIMQLIIKIIGGFLSKVLGTTKAESVNAAANIFVGQTEAPLVIRPFLKKMTKSQMFAVMTGGLASVSGSVLVGYSLLGVPLEYLLAASFMAAPAGLIMAKLMIPETEEVDEADFKLERNSDATNVIDAAAMGASDGLKLAVNVGAMLLCFIALIALLNGLLGGVAGIFGYENVTLEGILGYVFAPLAFVIGVPWDEAVRAGSFIGQKLILNEFVAYSNFGPVIGEFSDKTGIIISFALCGFANLSSMGILIGGLGGMAPEKRSMIASLAVKAVIAGTLASLLSAAIAGMFL, encoded by the coding sequence ATGGATTTCTTATGGGGGATCATTGGGATTTTATCGGTTTTAGGTATCGCCTTTGTTTTATCAAGCGAGCGAAAAGCTGTTAAGTGGAGAATTATTTTATCAGGGTTATCGGTACAAATTATCTTTGCCTTTATCGTGTTAAAGTGGGAGTATGGTCGTGAAAAGCTTATGCAGCTTTCAGAAGGTGTACAAAAACTAATCGGGTATGCAAATGAAGGGATCGTATTCGTATTTGGTGGCTTGGCAGATGCAGAGAAGGTAGGATTTGTATTTGCAATGAGCGTATTAACGATTATCATCTTCTTCTCTTCTTTAATCGCAGTACTATATTATTTAGGCATTATGCAATTAATTATTAAAATTATTGGTGGTTTCCTATCGAAAGTTTTAGGAACGACGAAGGCTGAATCAGTAAACGCTGCTGCCAATATTTTCGTAGGACAAACAGAGGCTCCACTTGTTATTCGTCCTTTCTTAAAGAAAATGACGAAATCACAAATGTTCGCTGTTATGACTGGTGGACTAGCTTCTGTATCAGGTTCAGTATTAGTAGGTTATTCATTACTTGGTGTACCATTAGAATATTTATTAGCAGCAAGCTTCATGGCTGCGCCCGCAGGTTTAATTATGGCGAAGTTAATGATTCCAGAAACAGAAGAGGTTGATGAAGCAGACTTCAAATTAGAACGTAACTCAGATGCAACTAACGTAATTGATGCAGCTGCAATGGGTGCTTCTGATGGTTTAAAATTAGCTGTTAACGTCGGTGCTATGCTTCTATGCTTCATTGCATTGATTGCATTATTAAATGGTTTATTAGGTGGAGTAGCTGGAATATTTGGTTATGAAAATGTAACACTTGAAGGTATTTTAGGTTATGTATTCGCACCACTTGCATTTGTTATTGGGGTTCCTTGGGATGAAGCAGTACGTGCAGGTTCGTTCATCGGCCAAAAGCTAATTTTAAATGAATTTGTAGCTTACTCAAACTTTGGTCCAGTAATCGGTGAGTTCTCTGATAAAACAGGAATTATCATTTCATTCGCGTTATGTGGATTTGCTAACTTAAGCTCGATGGGTATTTTAATCGGCGGATTAGGTGGTATGGCACCAGAAAAACGCAGTATGATTGCAAGCTTAGCTGTAAAAGCTGTAATTGCTGGTACGTTAGCTTCATTATTATCAGCTGCAATTGCAGGGATGTTTTTATAA
- a CDS encoding IreB family regulatory phosphoprotein: MSSFDQTMKFSFPEESMEQEVKQVMLKVYSSLEEKGYNPTNQIVGYLLSGDPAYIPRHQDARNLIRKLERDEILEELVKFYIRKNTEADK, from the coding sequence TTGAGTTCTTTCGATCAAACGATGAAATTTAGTTTTCCTGAAGAGTCAATGGAACAAGAAGTAAAGCAAGTGATGTTAAAGGTGTATTCGTCATTAGAAGAAAAAGGATATAACCCAACTAATCAAATTGTGGGCTATTTGTTATCTGGTGACCCGGCATACATCCCTCGCCACCAGGACGCACGTAATTTAATCCGCAAGCTTGAGCGAGATGAAATTTTAGAAGAGCTCGTAAAATTTTATATTAGAAAGAATACTGAGGCGGACAAATGA
- a CDS encoding 3-phenylpropionate MFS transporter, whose amino-acid sequence MNNQRWLAKNFFTFFLTWGVFLPYWTGWLINDKGLTVSEASIIMGFGLVARAISTMFIFPYVSKVLSNKRVLLFFTVASLIVTFLYIPVDSFEGLFIMTMLFSAFYPALLPAVESSASTLMQQGDIHYGKARSLGSFGYVIAVLVISMFTGVYGEQVILWSMLLGLTALLAIQLMPAPQVLTIPPLQEKSSKSLSIQGLFEVKSFFIVLIVVILLQGAHASYYNYGYIYLQDLNVNPFYIGMILNVAVLFEILYFLKADTFLTKWKPSSLMLLAAIGSSVRWVAIFLFPSMTVFIITQALHALSFGVAHYAFIRYITKALPKEQIPNAQGIYSALAMSLSAAVLTLLGGALYEIEPGLSFLGMAICTVPAIFIILITRNRFDY is encoded by the coding sequence ATGAACAATCAACGTTGGTTAGCCAAAAACTTTTTTACGTTTTTTTTAACGTGGGGAGTTTTTTTACCATATTGGACAGGGTGGTTAATTAATGATAAAGGGCTAACTGTATCAGAAGCGAGTATTATAATGGGGTTCGGACTCGTTGCGAGAGCAATTTCGACGATGTTTATTTTCCCCTATGTTTCAAAGGTTTTAAGTAATAAACGAGTGCTTCTTTTCTTTACAGTTGCATCATTAATTGTGACGTTTCTATACATACCAGTGGACTCATTTGAAGGGCTATTTATTATGACGATGCTCTTTAGCGCATTTTATCCGGCATTATTACCGGCAGTAGAAAGCAGTGCGTCGACCCTTATGCAACAGGGGGATATTCATTACGGGAAAGCGCGTTCTCTTGGATCATTTGGTTATGTAATAGCAGTTTTAGTTATTAGTATGTTTACCGGCGTTTATGGCGAGCAAGTTATTTTATGGAGTATGCTACTTGGGTTGACAGCATTATTAGCAATTCAGCTTATGCCAGCACCACAAGTATTAACAATTCCACCATTACAAGAAAAAAGTTCGAAATCATTGTCAATACAGGGGTTATTTGAAGTGAAAAGTTTCTTCATAGTCCTAATCGTCGTCATTTTATTACAAGGTGCCCATGCGTCGTATTACAACTATGGCTATATATATTTACAAGATTTAAATGTAAATCCTTTTTATATAGGGATGATATTAAATGTAGCGGTGCTTTTTGAAATCCTTTATTTTTTAAAGGCAGATACTTTTTTAACAAAGTGGAAGCCATCATCACTTATGTTACTTGCCGCTATAGGTTCAAGTGTCCGCTGGGTAGCGATATTTTTATTCCCAAGTATGACAGTATTTATTATTACTCAGGCATTACATGCATTATCATTTGGTGTTGCGCATTACGCATTTATTCGTTATATAACGAAAGCATTGCCTAAAGAGCAAATCCCAAATGCTCAAGGCATTTATTCTGCGTTGGCAATGAGCTTAAGCGCGGCTGTCCTAACTTTACTAGGTGGAGCACTCTATGAAATTGAACCAGGTTTGTCGTTTTTAGGGATGGCAATTTGTACAGTGCCAGCAATCTTTATAATTTTAATAACACGCAATCGATTTGATTATTAA